Proteins encoded together in one Cicer arietinum cultivar CDC Frontier isolate Library 1 chromosome 4, Cicar.CDCFrontier_v2.0, whole genome shotgun sequence window:
- the LOC101494444 gene encoding uncharacterized protein, producing the protein MNTHNMRSNKRNLSVDLNKIPPRESSQGDQHIPIIDIGESDDDVIETSPRSFAQAMTNARRTRRRRATDLNFENQAMTTYFMYDMNGHIIQPVDDIYINLEGIINEEISKAQNEAAEPPNESGFICPICLAPFVEEMSTRCGHIFCKKCIKTAISAKGTCPTCRNKVTSRGLIRVFLPTKN; encoded by the exons ATGAATACCCATAACATGAGAAGTAATAAGAGAAATTTGTCAGTGGACCTAAACAAGATTCCTCCTAGAGAGTCTTCACAAGGAGATCAACATATTCCCATCATTGATATTGGGGAAAGTGATGATGATGTGATTGAAACTTCACCCAGATCTTTTGCCCAG GCTATGACTAATGCGAGGAGAACTCGTAGAAGGAGAGCAACTGATTTGAATTTTG AAAATCAGGCTATGACAACTTATTTTATGTACGACATGAATGGTCACATAATTCAACCAGTTgatgatatttatataaatttggaAGGCATTATCAATGAGGAAATCTCTAAGGCTCAGAATGAAGCAGCTGAACCTCCAAATGAGTCTGGATTTATTTGTCCAATATGCTTGGCTCCATTTGTTGAGGAAATGTCAACAAGATGTGGCCATATTTTTTGCAAGAAGTGCATTAAAACTGCAATATCTGCTAAGGGTACATGTCCTACATGTAGGAACAAGGTTACTTCAAGAGGTCTAATAAGGGTGTTTCTTCCAACAAAAAATTGA
- the LOC101489593 gene encoding peroxisomal nicotinamide adenine dinucleotide carrier-like — protein MTESNAIANGLAGAGGGIIAQILTYPLQAVNTRQQTERTLKRNKHSNTTTTSTVSSSSPGIFLQIFQVVGNEGWGGLYSGLKPSLLGTAASQGIYYFFYQVFKNKAVAIAAARKVKGHGDGTVGMFGWLIVAAIAGSLNVLLTNPIWVLVTRMQTHTQAERKIMEEKKEALRKAASESILAGSTLGEKLEELNSTKPQPFGTIHAANEVFNEAGIVGFWKGVIPALIMVCNPSIQFMIYESSLKHLRAKRSAKKQGDTSVTALEVFLVGAIAKLGATVSTYPLLVVKSRLQAKQEIGGSNSLRYSGTFDAILKMIRYEGLPGFYKGMSTKIVQSVFAASVLFMVKEELVKAIMVVADKSKKVVLNLSS, from the exons ATGACAGAGTCAAACGCCATAGCAAATGGTTTAGCTGGTGCTGGTGGTGGAATCATTGCTCAAATACTAACTTATCCACTTCAAGCT GTTAACACACGCCAACAAACTGAGAGAACACTCAAAAGGAACAAACATtccaacacaacaacaacatccactgtttcttcttcttctcctggcatttttcttcaaatctttcaa GTTGTTGGAAATGAAGGATGGGGTGGACTCTATAGTGGACTCAAACCTTCTCTTCTAGGAACTGCTGCTTCTCAG GGAATTTACTACTTTTTCTATCAAGTTTTTAAGAACAAAGCTGTGGCTATTGCAGCTGCTAGGAAAGTCAAAGGACATGGAGATGGTACTGTTGGAATGTTTGGTTGGCTCATTGTGGCTGCTATTGCTGG GTCCTTGAATGTATTGCTAACAAATCCAATATGGGTTCTAGTGACTCGTATGCAG ACACATACTCAAGCCGAAAGAAAAATCatggaagaaaagaaagaagcttTAAGGAAGGCTGCTTCTGAAAGCATCCTAGCAGGTTCAACATTGGGAGAAAAATTAGAAGAATTGAATTCTACAAAACCTCAACCATTTGGGACTATACATGCA GCTAATGAAGTATTTAATGAAGCTGGTATAGTTGGATTTTGGAAAGGTGTCATCCCTGCTCTTATTATG GTATGCAATCCATCTATCCAGTTTATGATATATGAAAGTTCATTGAAGCATCTAAGGGCAAAACGCTCTGCTAAGAAGCAGGGGGATACAAGTGTAACAGCTTTGGAG GTCTTTTTGGTGGGAGCAATAGCAAAACTTGGAGCTACTGTCTCAACTTACCCATTGCTAGTTGTCAAG TCAAGGCTTCAAGCAAAACAGGAGATTGGTGGAAGTAACTCATTAAGATACTCAG GTACTTTTGATGCAATTCTTAAAATGATCCGTTATGAAGGATTACCAGGATTTTATAAAGGGATGAGCACAAAGATAGTACAAAGTGTATTTGCTGCTTCTGTACTATTCATGGTAAAGGAGGAGCTTGTTAAGGCTATCATGGTGGTAGCTGATAAGAGCAAAAAAGTTGTATTGAATTTGAGTAGTTGA
- the LOC101494759 gene encoding LOW QUALITY PROTEIN: ribulose bisphosphate carboxylase large chain (The sequence of the model RefSeq protein was modified relative to this genomic sequence to represent the inferred CDS: inserted 4 bases in 3 codons; substituted 3 bases at 3 genomic stop codons): MSCKGDGGHHKQNLKQVLGFKVGVKDYKLTYYTLDYETKDNNILAAFRVTPQLGVPLEXVDVALAENSIGTWTTVWTDGLIILDLYKGRCYHIEPVPGKESRFIXLDLFEEDSVTNMFTSFVDNVFGFKALCTLSLEDLRILSAYIKTFQGPLREIQVERENKYGRPLLGCTIKPXLGLFANNYGRAIYECLXRGLDFIKDDENVNSQLFMCWRDHFLFCVEAIYXSQVEKSEIKGHYLYATADTCVEMXKRVLFARELSAPIIMHDYLTEGFTTNTSSSHYCRDNSLLHIHHAMHAIIDRQKNHGMHFRILAKALCLSGGDHIHYDIVVGKLEGEREITLGFVDLLHDD, translated from the exons ATGAGTTGTAAGGGGGATGGAGGTCACCACAAACAGAACCTAAAGCAAGTGTTGGGGTTCAAAGTTGGTGTTAAAGATTATAAATTGACTTATTATACTCTCGACTATGAAaccaaagataataatatcttGGCAGCATTCCGAGTAACTCCTCAACTTGGAGTCCCTCTTGAATAAGTAGATGTTGCGCTAGCCGAAAATTCCATTGGGACATGGACAACTGTGTGGACCGATGGGCTTATCATTCTTGATCTTTATAAAGGAAGATGCTACCACATCGAGCCGGTTCCAGGAAAAGAAAGTCGATTTAT CCTTGACCTTTTTGAAGAAGATTCTGTTACGAACATGTTTACCTCTTTTGTAGATAATGTATTTGGTTTCAAGGCCTTGTGCACTCTAAGTCTGGAAGATTTGAGAATCCTTAGTGCTTATATTAAAACTTTCCAAGGCCCTCTTCGCGAAATCCAAGTTGAGAGAGAGAACAAGTATGGTCGTCCACTATTGGGATGTACTATTAAACCTTAATTAGGTTTATTTGCTAATAATTATGGTAGAGCAATTTATGAATGTC TGCGGGGACTTGATTTTATCAAAGATGATGAAAATGTGAACTCCCAACTATTTATGTGTTGGAGAGACCATTTCTTATTTTGTGTAGAAGCAATTTATTAATCACAGGTTGAAAAAAGTGAAATTAAAGGACATTATTTATATGCTACTGCAGACACATGTGTAGAAA ATAAAAGAGTTCTGTTTGCAAGAGAATTGAGTGCTCCTATCATAATGCATGACTACTTAACAGAGGGCTTCACTACAAATACTAGCTCGTCTCACTATTGTCGCGATAATAGTCTACTTCATATCCACCATGCAATGCATGCAATTATCGATAGACAGAAAAACCATGGTATGCACTTTCGTATATTAGCTAAAGCATTATGTTTGTCTGGTGGAGATCATATTCATTATGATATTGTAGTAGGTAAACTTGAAGGAGAAAGAGAAATTACTTTAGGTTTTGTTGATTTACTACATGAcgattga